In a genomic window of Branchiostoma floridae strain S238N-H82 chromosome 19, Bfl_VNyyK, whole genome shotgun sequence:
- the LOC118407078 gene encoding neuralized-like protein 4 — MARHVRTVIFKKWLEPKEDGIMTARMEAVLEESVEDRICHTIFKDKYELQEGTPTPPVVMLENETFCALFNGNIRPDVEMVNNQYGKDFKFYCDRTNRLEFMLKLVDKGKGALSKVHIFPGARVLYHPCERGEKPATPLAMAEITAPTGNICDYWLACRRFKDSLNIEASYFNPDEDKCFCEKCHKDRGDRGSYLRGDPKKRYALPVGWCRFGLRVPATFGDSELNVFSNWHRAYHGTKHETVKKILQGSSILLIPGDVAMGGYELPIRKGHLNPKNQPDWLDTIQVFVSPSIVYAGHDLYATTKKFHDVTHSRKVYKARVAFQLCIRPGSYKVGPETVGAKKRKETIDPLFKNEELEWSTRERGGHALYGLLVKLEDS, encoded by the exons ATGG CCAGACACGTCAGGACTGTCATCTTCAAGAAGTGGCTGGAACCCAAAGAGGACGGCATCATGACTGCCCGGATGGAGGCCGTGCTTGAGGAGTCTGTGGAAGACCGCATCTGTCACACCATATTTAAGGACAAGTACGAGCTACAG GAAGGCACACCAACCCCTCCAGTCGTCATGCtggaaaatgaaacattctGCGCACTTTTCAACGGAAACATCCGCCCTGATGTGGAGATGGTGAACAACCAATATGGAAAGGACTTCAAGTTCTACTGCGACAGGACCAATAGGCTGGAGTTCATGCTAAAGCTAGTGGACAAGGGTAAAGGTGCCCTCTCAAAGGTACACATCTTCCCGGGGGCGAGAGTGTTGTATCATCCGTGTGAACGCGGCGAAAAACCTGCAACGCCCCTTGCGATGGCCGAAATAACAGCACCCACT GGTAACATCTGTGATTACTGGTTGGCGTGTAGGAGGTTCAAAGATTCATTGAACATAGAAG CCAGCTATTTCAACCCTGATGAAGACAAATGCTTCTGCGAGAAATGTCACAAAGACCGGGGAGACAGGGGTTCGTATCTCAGGGGCGACCCGAAGAAAAGGTACGCGCTTCCTGTCGGCTGGTGCAGGTTTGGTCTCAG GGTACCAGCAACCTTTGGGGACAGTGAGTTAAACGTGTTCTCTAACTGGCACCGCGCGTACCATGGGACAAAGCACGAGACGGTGAAGAAGATTCTACAAGGAAGCTCGATACTTCTCATTCCAG GAGACGTAGCAATGGGTGGCTATGAGTTACCAATCAGGAAGGGCCACCTGAATCCTAAGAATCAGCCGGACTGGTTAGACACCATACAAGTGTTCGTGTCACCAAGCATCGTGTACGCTGGGCACGATCTCTACGCTACTACCAAAAA GTTCCACGACGTCACCCATAGCAGAAAGGTCTACAAAGCTCGTGTAGCCTTCCAGTTGTGTATTCGGCCGGGTAGCTACAAGGTTGGACCGGAAACTGTGGGTGCTAAAAAGAGGAAAGAAACCATCGACcctctcttcaaaaatgaagaGCTGGAGTGGTCCACTAGGGAAAGGGGAGGGCACGCACTCTATGGACTGCTTGTTAAGTTAGAGGATTCTTGA